A DNA window from Drosophila virilis strain 15010-1051.87 chromosome 4, Dvir_AGI_RSII-ME, whole genome shotgun sequence contains the following coding sequences:
- the LOC26531681 gene encoding uncharacterized protein, whose amino-acid sequence MIRLKQIEPAQVEVRAKDEVRASFIVFAVLCATIRLAPYLLRKLSS is encoded by the coding sequence ATGATACGCCTTAAGCAAATCGAACCAGCCCAGGTCGAGGTACGCGCCAAGGACGAGGTTCGAGCCAGTTTCATCGTGTTTGCCGTGCTCTGTGCTACCATTAGACTGGCCCCATATTTGCTACGCAAGCTGTCTTCCTAG
- the LOC6628958 gene encoding uncharacterized protein: MMSTPRDKPKQTVKVEPQSTNIKTRDIRVIKKEFLCQTPPSLGLSDKTSLQLKLEKAGKEQVGIRKDQPDISRRNSKKPAAPRTQSELEDGEVDDDEELLPVCRFHQRNSCTWGNSCRFRHPRCTDLGNYVMFERVNLPVASSLYDTMANHIYSELPLPPPPDWLGYPPELGPELESSFQSNLQSLKKMMRQAGYKVGNSVARRHKHQPWVEFNDLDTDPYYTHQHELPDDQLKERSPLLATRLYKNRGPGYSSNPNERCRWPNEPGRQVRLQYSSPSPSSSSSTPDYSSTTNSTSSSSATTLSPACKRKLYRKLKAAQREVSYMPKKGGYRPSRKNVPRAPRKGRRFSSSSSFSDSDSSSYGSSTHTSELSSSSMDMPSDNIEHNPNSKKRLRGREPPIKKRKCQTERLLEVNRKIAKRRRD; this comes from the coding sequence ATGATGTCGACTCCTAGAGATAAGCCGAAGCAAACTGTTAAAGTGGAACCTCAGTCGACGAATATCAAGACGCGTGATATACGCGTGATTAAAAAGGAATTTCTCTGCCAGACACCTCCTTCATTAGGCTTGTCTGACAAAACGTCATTGCAACTGAAGCTGGAGAAAGCTGGAAAGGAGCAGGTTGGCATCAGAAAAGATCAACCTGACATTAGTAGGAGGAACAGCAAGAAGCCAGCGGCCCCACGGACACAGTCCGAACTGGAGGATGGCGAGGTTGACGATGACGAGGAGCTATTGCCCGTTTGCCGTTTCCATCAGCGCAATAGCTGCACTTGGGGCAACAGCTGCCGCTTCAGGCATCCGAGATGCACAGATCTGGGCAACTATGTCATGTTCGAACGCGTTAACTTGCCAGTGGCGTCTTCCTTGTATGACACCATGGCCAATCATATTTATAgtgagctgccgctgccgcctccGCCAGATTGGCTTGGCTATCCGCCGGAGCTTGGGCCAGAACTTGAAAGCTCCTTTCAGAGCAATTTGCAAAGTCTCAAGAAGATGATGCGACAGGCTGGCTATAAAGTGGGCAACTCGGTTGCGCGCCGTCACAAGCATCAGCCCTGGGTGGAATTCAATGACTTAGACACCGATCCATACTACACGCATCAGCACGAGCTGCCCGATGATCAACTTAAGGAACGCTCGCCCCTTCTGGCAACGCGGCTCTACAAGAATCGTGGGCCCGGCTATAGCTCAAACCCAAACGAACGCTGCCGATGGCCAAATGAACCGGGCAGACAGGTGAGACTCCAATATAGCAGCCCCagtcccagcagcagcagcagcacgcccGATTACTCATCCACAACCAACTCGACGAGCTCTTCGTCTGCGACAACACTGTCACCTGCCTGCAAGCGCAAGCTCTACCGAAAGCTAAAAGCAGCCCAAAGAGAAGTATCCTATATGCCCAAAAAAGGTGGCTATAGGCCCAGCAGGAAGAATGTCCCACGTGCTCCACGCAAGGGGCGTAggttcagcagcagcagttcatTCTCAGACAGTGATTCGTCTAGCTACGGCTCCAGCACACACACCTCGGAGCTGAGCTCCTCCTCGATGGATATGCCTAGCGATAATATCGAACATAATCCGAATTCAAAGAAACGACTGAGAGGTAGGGAACCACCGATAAAAAAGCGCAAGTGCCAGACAGAAAGACTTCTAGAGGTAAACAGAAAAATCGCTAAGAGAAGAAGAGATTAA
- the Grl40a gene encoding LOW QUALITY PROTEIN: uncharacterized protein Grl40a (The sequence of the model RefSeq protein was modified relative to this genomic sequence to represent the inferred CDS: substituted 2 bases at 2 genomic stop codons) gives MSSPCRVIRASNYLLLLTGYQMHWFDAQQQRYRITLPGVVNVFVLACVYAGCFAQHFQPSALLKTLQDVSPFLYDLTRLQLVLSIKVFSYAIYASVRAVGVASALTASLPLKSSPGRRRVKNEFLAYGLLCSTFVVLLCFGMYIGYELEFKLPPLKDIMIGSALFLPHLVLAGAMRFYSIFAWLARDRLQQLQAEVDELLTIGQMRTEMQLVPGTSSVPVAVTPSSMDSLLSQCEQLQQLATNFGHLFESLEHSLLLLLGINANCLLFGCYAFVYYSSTWYVLFDDRRQRIFYAGNASIYACIGCDYACLLLAQTLLEQQVRFMVKKNNWKSGLKLVWLFFLQSIQFSERLSTALGQRTVLPKRMRRIAKDMRAILSNCFRFKFLSIWRFDVANFTLVGNKXFVXNLAFTLHAFFALQLQLLQLLIIALIVIYHYLNDAIQLANERFDSNNDE, from the exons ATGAGTAGCCCCTGCCGCGTAATACGCGCCTCGAattatctgctgctgctcacagGATACCAGATGCACTGGTTTGacgcccagcagcagcgctaTCGGATCACTCTGCCCGGTGTGGTCAATGTCTTTGTGCTGGCCTGCGTCTATGCCGGCTGCTTTGCCCAGCACTTTCAGCCTTCGGCGCTGCTGAAGACGCTGCAGGATGTGTCGCCTTTTCTATACGACCTAACCCGGCTACAGCTCGTGCTGAGCATCAAGGTGTTTAGCTACGCCATTTACGCCTCTGTGCGTGCTGTAGGCGTGGCAAGTGCACTGACGGCCTCGTTGCCCCTGAAGAGCTCGCCGGGACGTCGCCGTGTCAAAAATGAGTTCCTCGCCTATGGTCTACTATGCTCCACGTTCGTGGTGCTACTCTGCTTTGGCATGTACATCGGGTACGAGCTGGAGTTCAAGCTGCCGCCGCTTAAGGATATCATGATCGGGTCAGCTCTGTTCCTGCCTCATCTTGTGCTTGCCGGTGCCATGCGATTCTACAGCATATTTGCCTGGCTAGCGCGTGATCGCCTGCAGCAGCTACAGGCGGAAGTGGACGAGCTGCTGACCATTGGCCAAATGAGAACTGAAATGCAGCTGGTGCCAGGCACCAGTTCCGTACCTGTAGCTGTAACGCCCTCCAGCATGGACAGCCTGCTCAGCCAGtgcgagcagctgcagcagctggcaacgAATTTTGGCCACTTGTTTGAGTCCCTGGAGCactctctgctgctgctgctgggtatCAATGCCAATTGTTTGCTCTTTGGCTGTTACGCCTTTGTCTACTACAGCAGCACATGGTATGTGCTCTTCGATGATCGCAGGCAACGCATCTTCTATGCCGGCAACGCCTCCATCTATGCCTGCATTGGCTGTGACTACGCGTGTTTGCTGCTGGCGCAGACCCTGCTCGAGCAACAG GTTCGCTTtatggtaaaaaaaaacaattggaaATCCGGGCTCAAGCTGGTTTGGTTATTCTTCTTGCAGAGCATTCAGTTCTCGGAGAGACTGAGCACAGCTCTTGGCCAAAGAACTGTCCTGCCCAAGCGAATGCGTCGCATTGCCAAGGATATGCGCGCCATTTTATCGAACTGCTTTCGGTTTAAGTTCCTCTCGATCTGGCGCTTTGATGTGGCCAACTTTACACTGGTGGgtaacaaataatttgtataaaatttaGCTTTTACGCTACATGCTTTCTTTGCcttgcagctgcaattgctTCAGCTGCTAATTATAGCGCTGATTGTGATATATCATTATCTGAACGATGCTATTCAGCTGGCAAACGAACGTTTTGATAGCAACAACGATGAATAA